One Oncorhynchus clarkii lewisi isolate Uvic-CL-2024 unplaced genomic scaffold, UVic_Ocla_1.0 unplaced_contig_8876_pilon_pilon, whole genome shotgun sequence genomic window, ttgtgCAACAGCATTTTATAAATTAGAGGTAAACGCAAAGCAAGAACATGTTAGCTATTTCATGTAGCTAAGAGAGAACacaatgtagccaaagattaatGGGCCCCCTAGGAAACACCTATCATCAACACTTTAgttcctaccttgtcacaataactcctccctggcattttcattcgttgtcatgtcaaacattgtattaaaagtgcccactattatataaCTAGAATAgacattctatttccatgattccaacagttagTTAAGTGTTGTGCTCTAAATGCAAGtcaaattgcaacatttggttaaaagtAAGGCCCAGATTGcttgcccatatcgtgcagccctacgtGGCAGTGTAGAAATGATCTCAAATGCAGAAATTGATGAAAATTAGGACTTTTGGGGGGGTTGAAGTGAACGGTATAAAACAGAATGCAGAAAGACTCATTGAAATCACTCAGTATCTATGTGTTTCCACCCTAGGATCACGCACTACTCATTAAGCACATTTAGAACTTTTATTATTACAAATCATAAAATTAAGAAAATACCTTGCGATAATATTTTGCCCATATGGCCCAACCCTAGGTGTAATTGAATGAATTGTGGTGGTAGGTCTACTGCTAGAATGAGAATATCAGGTCTACTGCAGGGTTTAACTGACCTCACATGTAAAGAGAAAATAACTGAAAGCCTCATACATGTGTTGTGGTACAGAGAAGAGTGAAAAAGACCAGTTTTATATTTGACATGAAACCTTTATTATTCAGTAACCATCGCCTGTCCACCTAGTTCTGTCAATACCATGTGACTGACCATACCAAACATTGGTTGATTAAAAAAGGTCAACAGGAAACTGTCACTCACTTCTCTTCATGGACGCCATTGGACGGCGTCGTGTTTAGGATGAAGAATAAGACAATTCATGGAATTCAATTGTGAAATAACAGTTCTGAGGATGAGAAAGTGAAACCATTTTTTCCTTCTCCCAGGTACAGTGCCAATGTAGTCTAATGTACTGCCCTTACAGGTGGCAAACTGAGACAGAAGAGGAAGCGAGGCATCCCACTCCCTCACTTTATGGTTTATATACAGTCAAGGAACTAAGTAGACCAGACACAGCTGCTATGGCAATGGTGTCTACGGGAGAGCCACCCCTTAATAAGTAGAACGTAAACAGCCTGAGTAAGACATCTTCCTTCATCCACCTTCTTTGACATAAGTATTGGAATAGAAGAGGGTTGGCTGTATGCCTCCAATCCATATTGCCATGATCCCATATTATGTGTCTGGGCTGAATTTAACTGGATTAACCCTGAAGGAcatctatatatctgtctgtctactgtactGGACGGGAACATGAGGTAAGACCCAGGGACTGTACACCCCATGACATAATACAGGCATAGTATTATCCACTGTAGTAGCTTCAGCCAATCAGCAGGAGTTACGCCAGTGAACCTTCCCCCTGTCACCTGAACACAGGCATTGCAGACACTGACTCCTCCCACTCAGCGCTTGTCAACCCTGAGGTCACAGAATCACACCATTTATATAGGTGCCGAGTCTTGAAGCTAGATGGAGTTGCTCTACTCTGTATGAGCGGTTAGACTGGAGGGAAGAGAACTGGGACTCTGATATTGTTAACTGGTTAGTGTTTCACTACCATCTCTATAACCTCGCATTCAAACTGATTCTGCTACGTTTCAATGGTGTGCTCagcattcagtctggtttaaccaggctactGTCTCCCAGACCCACTTCAGTGTTCGTCAATAATGCAGACCTGCTTTGTGTGGAAGTAGTGCAGAGGGTGGTACAATTTAGCACAGTATGTAACAGTAATCTctggtttaaataaagttattataATACAAAAAGCTTTGTTAAATAACATTGAAATGTGGCACTTAATTCATTGGTCGTATGGCGAATATAGCCATTAACCATGACCATAGTGAGTAACTCTCCATCAACTCGGTCCTCATGCCATTCATGGCCACCATGGTGACGGCTACCAGGAAGTAGAGGCATGTAGTACAGTCATCGCCCATGGTGACAGTTGCTAGGCAGAGGCAGGAAGTGTTGCTAGGTCGAGACAGGAATTACTGTCAGCCAGGTAGAGGAGTGACGGTCATCCTACAGCAGATCAGCACGTTATATCAGACCAACCTGtagtctccatccctccctggcTTGAACCCGGATGGTGGGGATCACTAGTCTCTACTATGGCTCCTAGTTAGAGCAGCCAGGCTAGGCGGCTAGCTAGCTACACCCTCCCTACCTCTGCAGTAAACCACACACTGATTAAGATGCATGTTagattagagagacatattattgTTGCAAAACAGTCTTTCTTTAGTGTCGTCGTCATTCAGTTTAGCAGGAAGTCCGGGCTCGGGTAGCCGAAGAGGCTGAAGTCACCTTGGTACCGGCCGTAAAGCCGCCTGACGTCCCGCTTGCTGATGCCTGAGAAGTAGCGCTCCACCTTGGTCCGGTTGTAACGGGTGATCCCTGGGGGGATGGTGGGGTACGATACCAGACGCTCGATCCCGGCAGCTTTCAGGATGTAGGGGGCATCGCGTTCTAGAGTTTCGTGGTGCCCCACGACGCTGTACGTGATGTCACATGGGGCGCAGAGTTCCGCGTAAGTCACCCAGTGGATAACATGCTCCCCAAACTGACGGTCCATGCGGCGCCGCCCGGGCTCGTCGCCCAGGTAACGGATGAAGTCCTCGAAGCGCAGGCCCGTAGTCGCCTGGTTGTCGTCGTTGTCACGGTGACTCTTACGGTACTTGCGGATGATGGCGGGAGCGATGTCGTGCTTGTACCAGGGCTCGAAGCGCGGGTTCTTCACAAACTTGTCCTTGAAGGCGGAGATGAGGCGCTCGAACGGGTCTCTGACGATGAAGAACTTGAAGTATGTGGCTAACCTGGCGAGAGAAAACAAAAAGAATCAGAGCACCACAATGGAATACAGGGCCAAACAAGCCAGTAAAGGTGTTCAGCAAAACTTAACGTGAGCACAGCTCTATAACATgtagcagacattcttatccagacCGACATACAATTAGTGCATTAATCTTAAGATAGCAAGTGATTGGGTAGGTGTAAGCGATGGTAGCCTACATTACCATCTTATTACTTTATCCAATCTAACTCATTCAGATCTGTGATTACgtcaaggaaggaaggaaggtaggaTGCATTTCTGAAGTATTGAAGCAGGGCCTTAAACCTTTTAGTGATTTCTTTCTCCGTCAGAGAGGAGAGGCGGGGCAGTCCGTTCTTCTCATGGTCATGAACCAGGTTCTCTGGGATCTCCTCCACAGTGGAGAACTCTCCTGAGGGGCAAAAGGACAGAGAAGAACACTCTTTTTCCGTCCTTCACTGGGATCGAGGCTTCTACATCACTACAATTTACAGACAGATAAGCTTACGTTTTGAGTCAACTTTTACTCATCATCATCACTCACTGACACACCGTCAcagtcttccttcctctctctcactccctccctcactgacTCTCTCCCTACCGTCCTCCCTCACTGACTCTCTCCCTACCGTCCTCCCTCACTGACTCTCTCCCTACCGTCCTCCCTCACTGACTCTCTCCCTACCGTCCTCCCTCACTCACCATTGAGAACGATGAGGACCTTCTTCCATTGAGTGTTGCCCACTTTGGGGGTCTGGCAGAAGAGGATCTTGTGCTTGTCGCACACAAAGATGCGGTCCAAGACAAACTTGTTGATTGAGGTGTGAGTGAGGTTCTTGAGGGAGTCGTTCTTACACACGGCTGACAGCAGCTCCCGACGCCTCGTCTCCACAGCGTTCCAGTCTGTTGGGTTGGCCATGGAGGGGCCTACTgaggactgacacacacacacacacacacacttcaagtaACTGATGATTCTGTTTCAAGggcgaacacacacaaacaaaacacctACCAGGTTTGATGACTTGGGAGCTCTTCTGTCTGATTTCTGAGCTGGCAGTGATTTGATGGTCTTAACTCCTGGTTGAGTCCAACTCTGCATATCAGTCTTCTCCCCATAGtctgaaacacaaaacagaaagagATCACAAGACAATTCCACAGGGGATAGACTAGACATTTAAATATAACAGCATAGCTGTTATGTAACTATAGCTACAACTCTAGCTGAACAATTACTGAAAGGTATAGATAGCTAGCATTGATGAGAAAAAACAATCAGGTTTCAGTCTGATAACTTACCATCCGTGGTTCTGGCGTTAAAATTGATAAACTTGTTGGCAAACACGAGGATGAGCAACACCCAGCCGCAAGCCCCGACGAGCAGCCAGTGGTGCCGCATCGTTATTTGCATCACCCGTGGGCCATCGAAGTAGCGACGGTACCTGCAGAAACAGCTGTTTAGCAATAGCAGGTAGTCTTTCTCGTCAGACTCTGCACAGATGAAAGGGGGAAACCTTACTATAATATTTggactaactaacgttagctagttgtcATAATCTTTGGACTCCACCGGCAGAGGAGTGGCACAGGGACAGTGAGGAGAGACTAGTTACTTAGCAGGCTACCTAGCTAGCTTAGCATCCATAGGCTACCATTTCAGCAGGCTGTAAAACTACATGACCATTTATGCCAATCACCAACTAACTATAGGCGTGGTCAAAACAACTGTCCCTACTGAAAGACAGGGCGAGATCAATTTAGctcagctagctggctaacttcagttaacgttagctactgtTAGCTTGTTGctgtttgctagctagccataATTCTGACCATTCCGAATAGTGTAGAAAGCTAGGCCTGCTCCTGAGTACGTTTGACTTGATCAGAAAAGTATCTGATAGCTAGTTTCCCATTGTACAACCCAAATGTGATGTCTTACCTGCTGTCTAATTGCAACTAATGCAATAGTAACGTTTCTTGTGATGTTCGCGTACCTGTCCCGTTATCCATGTTGTTGATGCATAACACAGACCAATTTCGCCCTCTAGCGTTCAAATGTTTACACCGCACAACATAAGACTGGACAAGACTACCCGAGAACTAGCTATGCAACTGGCCAGTGATATCATATGCTCCtgtatttaaaaaattaaataaaaaactcGACACAAAAAGTTGTGCATATGCTCACTGCAAATATAAAATGAGCTTAGGCTATGGGCTACCATCATACATGGCTTCATATGGCACACAATGCAACATTGACTATTCGCCCCAGTCACACCATGCTGCTGGTCATGTGTGTTTGGACAACCCTGTTGTACATCCAGATGCCAGTGGGAATAAGTACCAGTGTTGCACAACATACACACATATCAGGATAAGGCTTACCGCGTGaaatacttatttttttattaaatacaTACAATTCCTCGGTTACATGGCATCATGGGTATTATTGGCATTGTTTGCATAAATGACATTGCTGCTGTTGCTCTTGGTCTTCTTGAGGAACAGCTGGGCTTGGGTGTTTAGAAAAACACAACACTCAGCTAAGGTGAACCCCCCCCCAGCTCATCATTCCTTACAGCCAGTTGGATGTGCCAGGGAGgttaaatcaaatgaaattgtattggtcacatacacatatttagcagatgttattgcgggtgtagtgaaatgcttgtgttcttagctccaacagtgtagtagtatctaacaattcacaacaatacccacacatctaaaagtcattgaatggaattaagaaatatataaatattaggacaagcaatgtcagtGGCATTGACTATAATACAAtaagtatatacatataaaatgagtaaaacagtatgtaaacaaaaTGAAAGTGACCTATGATTCCATGCAGgattgagtaactgggtggtagccagctagagacagtgactaagatcaggatagagtaactaggtggtagccagctagagacagtgactaagatcagggtagagtaactgggtggtagccagctagagacagtgactaagatcaggatagagtaactgggtggtagccagctagagacagtgactaagatcaggatagagtaactgggtggtagccagctagagacagtgactaagatcaggatagagtaactgggtgggagccagctagagacagtgactaagatcagggtagagtaactgggtggtagccagctagagacagtgactaagatcaggatagagtaactgggtggtagccggctagagacagtgactaagatcaggatagagtaactgggtggtagccagctagagacagtgactaagatcagggtagagtaactgggtggtagccagctagagacagtgactaagatcagggtagagtaactgggtggtagccagctagagacagtgactaagatcagggtagagtaactgggtggtagccggctagagacagtgactaagatcaggatagagtaactgggtggtagccagctagagacagtgactaagatcaggatagagtaactgggtggtagccagctagagacagtgactaagatcaggatagagtaactgggtggtagccagctaaagacagtgactaagatcaggatagagtaactgggtggtagccagctagagacagtgactaagatcaggatagagtaactgggtggtagccagctagagacagtgactaagatcaggatagagtaactgggtggtagccagctagagacagtgactaagatcaggatagagtaactgggtggtagccagctagagacagtgactaagatcagggttgagtaactgggtggtagccggctagagacagtgactaagatcaggatagagtaactgggtggtagccagctagagacagtgactaagatcagggtagagtaactgggtggtagccagctagagacagtgactaagatcagggtagagtaactgggtggtagccagctagagacagtgactaagatcaggatagagtaactgggtggtagccagctagagacagtgactaagatcagggtagagtaactgggtggtagccggctagagacagtgactaagatcaggatagagtaactgggtggtagccagctagagacagtgactaagatcaggatagagtaactgggtggtagccggctagagacagtgactaagatcaggatagagtaactgggtggtagccagctagagacagtgactaagatcagggtagagtaactgggtggtagccagctagagacagtgactaagatcaggatagagtaactgggtggtagccagctagagacagtgactaagatcagggtagagtactgggtggtagccggctagagacagtgactaagatcaggatagagtaactgggtggtagccagctagagacagtgactaagatcaggatagagtaactgggtggtagccagctagagacagtgactaagatcaggatagagtaactgggtggtagccagctagagacagtgactaagatcagggtagagtactgggtggtagccggctagagacagtgactaagatcagggtagagtactgggtggtagccggctagagacagtgactaagatcagggtagagtaactgggtggtagccagct contains:
- the LOC139402492 gene encoding carbohydrate sulfotransferase 10-like gives rise to the protein MANPTDWNAVETRRRELLSAVCKNDSLKNLTHTSINKFVLDRIFVCDKHKILFCQTPKVGNTQWKKVLIVLNGEFSTVEEIPENLVHDHEKNGLPRLSSLTEKEITKRLATYFKFFIVRDPFERLISAFKDKFVKNPRFEPWYKHDIAPAIIRKYRKSHRDNDDNQATTGLRFEDFIRYLGDEPGRRRMDRQFGEHVIHWVTYAELCAPCDITYSVVGHHETLERDAPYILKAAGIERLVSYPTIPPGITRYNRTKVERYFSGISKRDVRRLYGRYQGDFSLFGYPSPDFLLN